The genomic region GACGCTGCATCGCCTGCGATTCCGCTGGACTCAGTTGCGGTTGTTCGTAAACGGGCCGACCCGCACCTTCGTCTCGAACCGCCGGCCACCGAGGCCTTCGGCAGGATGCTCGCCCGACGGAACGTGTCCCCCGAGACAGTCGAACTCGCTGTCAGCCTCAGTCACGACAAGGACGCTGGGTACGCGATCGGCTCTGTGACCGTCTTCAGTATCGACTCGTCACTCGACGAGTGAACACTCTCCAACGCACTCTATGAACCAGAACAGTTGCACCACGACGCTCGCAGACACGGCATTCATCTTCCCCGGTCAGGGGAGTCAACGCCCCGGGATGGGAAAGACCTTCTACGAGGCGTGGCCGGAGGTCCGAACGGCGTTCGACAGTCTCGACGGTGCACTCGATAGTGACTTGCACGAACTCTGTTTCCGGGGTGGAACGGAAGAACTCACGCAACCACGCAATGCCCAACCGGCGCTACTGGCCGCCGGATACGCGACGTACGCCGGTATCACGTCACGATTTACTGTCGAGCCCACTTTCGTCGCCGGTCACAGCTTGGGGCATTTCACCGCCATAACGGCCGCCGGCATGACGTCACCGACTTCTGTGGTCGATGTTGTTCGGCGACGGGGGAAATGTATGGAACGGGCCGAACGAGAGGCTGGACCGGGGACGATGCTGGCAGTGTTGCTCGCTGATCCAGAGACGGTTACCGACGTCTGTCGGGACCGTGATGACGTGAGTGTGGCGCTGTACAACGGGCCCAAACAGACCGTGATTAGCGGGTCGACCGGGGGCGTCGAGGAGGTTCGAGCGACCCTCTCTAACGCTACGACAGCCCGGTTCCGCGAACTTCAAGTCGGTTCGGCATTTCACTCCCCGATCATGGAACCCGCTGTTGGCCCTCTCGAGAGGGTTTTCGAGGATATCCCACTGGCGGAGGCAACGATACCGATCGCCTCGGACGTTTCCGGGCGAGTCTACACCGATCCGGCGATCGCCCGACGGGATCTTACCGACCAGATCACGTCGTCCGTCGACTGGATCGGCGCTATCGAGGAGTTACGTCGGCGCGGCGTCACCCGCTACGTCGAGTTTCCGCCAGCCGGCATCCTGACAGCCCTCGTCGAGCGTATCCACCCGGACGCTGAGTGCTACACGCTCGAGACGCCTGCCGATGCGCGGACGGTGGTTGCGTGATGGTCGACTTTCAGGACGACGTCGCCGTCGTTACCGGCGGCACGCGGGGGATCGGTCGTGCGGTAGCGACGCGTCTCGCTGATGGCGGTGCAACAGTGATCGTTACCTATCACGACGACGAGGAAGCGGCCGAACGGACAGCCGACCTGCTAGCAGCATATCCGACCGACACCAGGGTCGAGCAGTGCGACGTGACCGACTTCGACGAGGTGGCAGCGGTATTCGAGACGATCTCAGACCGGTACGGCTCGCCGACGATTCTGATAAACAACGCGGGGACGATGGAGAACGGGCTACTCGTTCGCATGACGCCTGAACAGTGGCAACATGTTCTCGACACCAATCTGTCCGGTGCGTTTTATTGTACGCGTGAGGCGGCTCGACTGATGCTCCGAAACCGCGGTGGCCGGATCGTGAACGTCGCGAGCGTCGCGGCACAGCGCGGCTGGCCGGGACAGGTAAACTACGCTGCGAGCAAGGCCGGACTGATCGGACTGACCCGCGCGGCGGCGCGAGAGCTGGGCGAGAAAGGCATTCGCGTCAACGCCGTTGCGCCAGGATACACTGACACGAATCTTATCGAAAATACGACCAGCTACGAGGACGAGGTAGCGGACCGCACGGCAAGCGGACGACTGGCAACGCCGGACGAGATTGCCGATGTGATCGCATTTCTGGCGAGCGACGCTGCATCATACGTGAACGGTGAGGTTCTGCGCGTCGATGATGGGCTCTTAGGTTAAGACCGGTCTGACCTCTGGCGCTCACCGTACTTCTGCACGCGTAGGTGGCCCGGATCGATTTTGCCTCTCGCGAAATTCGGCCACTGATCGACCAGAAAACATAATTCTAAACTGAGTAACCGAATTGTTAAGTGTTACCACCATGCGATACATCATGTGGTGATTGATCAATAATGACCTTCACAGAGGAACTGCGCGGCGCAAGTCTCATCATCGGGAGCATCATCGGTGCCGGCGTTCTCGGGATACCGTACGCTGCCGCTCAGATCGGGCTGTTCCCGTCGTTAGTTCTCATGGTGATCGTTGGTGCGTTACTGTACGCCACCTCCATCATCCTGCTTCGGTTCTCGGCGAAGAAAGGCGGCAGCCAGATCGTCACCCTGGCCAGAGATCTACTGGGGCGTCCCGGGGGGTACCTCATGATGGGCGGGATGATGATTTACATCTACGGTGCGCTGCTCGCGTACACCGCCGCTGGCGGGCAGACGATCGCCGCTATCACGCCGCTCAGCGAGGTTATGGCCGCGATCCTCTTCTGGATCGTCGCCTCGTTCATGATCTACCAGGGTCTAGAGGCCTCGATCAAGACGGAGTTCGCCCTCGTCATCGGGATCGTCCTCCTGTTTCTGGTCGTGGCGCTCACGAGTCTCCCCCACGGGGATCTCTCCAACGC from Natronoarchaeum mannanilyticum harbors:
- a CDS encoding 3-oxoacyl-ACP reductase FabG, giving the protein MVDFQDDVAVVTGGTRGIGRAVATRLADGGATVIVTYHDDEEAAERTADLLAAYPTDTRVEQCDVTDFDEVAAVFETISDRYGSPTILINNAGTMENGLLVRMTPEQWQHVLDTNLSGAFYCTREAARLMLRNRGGRIVNVASVAAQRGWPGQVNYAASKAGLIGLTRAAARELGEKGIRVNAVAPGYTDTNLIENTTSYEDEVADRTASGRLATPDEIADVIAFLASDAASYVNGEVLRVDDGLLG
- a CDS encoding ACP S-malonyltransferase, which gives rise to MNQNSCTTTLADTAFIFPGQGSQRPGMGKTFYEAWPEVRTAFDSLDGALDSDLHELCFRGGTEELTQPRNAQPALLAAGYATYAGITSRFTVEPTFVAGHSLGHFTAITAAGMTSPTSVVDVVRRRGKCMERAEREAGPGTMLAVLLADPETVTDVCRDRDDVSVALYNGPKQTVISGSTGGVEEVRATLSNATTARFRELQVGSAFHSPIMEPAVGPLERVFEDIPLAEATIPIASDVSGRVYTDPAIARRDLTDQITSSVDWIGAIEELRRRGVTRYVEFPPAGILTALVERIHPDAECYTLETPADARTVVA